ACTGGCCGGCAGCGTCCGGTCGGTGTTGCGGCGGATGGTCATGCGCAACTGGATATCCTTGCCCGGGATGGTCGCCTCAGCGCGGATCGCCGGCTCGGGCGGCAGGTCGCCGCCGGGCGATTCCTGCACCAACGACCAGACGATGCTGCCGGGTTCGGCCGAACCCTGCGCGGTGCTGGTGCGCTCCTCATAGAAGATCGCCTTCTGGCCGACCGGCACCGAGGCTTGCGCCGGAGCGGGAGCGGCAGCAGGCGCTGCTGGTGTCGTACCCGCCGGTGCCGGCGGCGTGGCGGCGGCATTGGCCGGGGCCGCGGGTGCGGTTCCGTTGGCGGGGGGTGTCGCGGGCGCGGTGCCGCCCGCAGGTGAAGTTGCGGCAGGCGTCGCCGCGGCCGGCGCGCCCGTGACCGGGGGCGGACTGGCCGGCGGCGGTGTTGCCGGCGGCGGTGTTGCCGGTGGCGGTGTTGCCGGCGGCGGCGTTGCCGGCGCTGTCGCCGGCGGCGGCGGCGTCGTCAGCGCGGCGACGGATTCACCCTCGCCTACGCCGCTTTGTCCTCCGGCCGGGCCAGGGTCGGTTTCGCCGCCTCCAGGCGTCAATCGTTGCGTGAATTTCGTCCCTTCGGCGCCTGTCGCGGGCGCCGGTGGCGGCGCGACGTCGGTCGCCGGCTTGGCCGGCTTGGCCGGCGCCGATTTCACCGGCTCGATCTTGGCAACAACCTTGCTGCCGCCCAGGCCCAGCATCTTGCCGAAGGCGTCCTTGTTCAGCCAAATGCCATAGCCGCCGCCAGCAATGACCAGCAACGCGACGACGGCGGCGATCAGCCCGCCATAGCTGCGCTTGCGCTCGGCCGGGCGCGGACGCTGGAAGGTGTCAGCCTCCGCCGGTTCCTCGTCGTTCGGGAAGACATCGGCGTGCTCGTCGTTCTGGTCCGCGTCCAGGACAGGCAGGGCATGGTCGGCAAGGTTCGGGTCGGCAAGGTTCGGGGCTGCTGATTGCGCCGGTAGGGGCTTTTGCCAGCTTGGCTCGGCCTTGGCGGCGGGTGGTGGCGCGGGCCGCTCGGGCGGTGGCGCGGGGCGATAAGGCTCCGGCCTGGCGGCGGGCGGCGCCGGTCGGACGGGCTCCGCCTTCGCCGGCTGGCGCGTGTGACTCGGTTGATTCTTGTTGCGGTCGATGGAGGAAAAGATGTGTTCCAGCTCGGCGAGCGGGTCCGTTTCCGGCACGCTTTTGGCGTAGTCGCGTTCGACGCTCGCAATGGCGTCCTCCAGCGTGCGCTTCTGCTTGGCTATTGCCTCGGCGGCGAGCGGCGGCGAATAATCCGCAAGCTTCTTCACCAGCATGGCACGCACGCTGTCGTAGATGCGCGTACGCTTGTCAGGCGTCTCGTCGCCGTGCCTGTCGAGCGCCTTTTTCAGAACAGCAACGAAATCTGCCATGCTTCAGTCGACCTGTATTTTTGCTCCCGCGCCGGCCCCCGCAAATCAGCCGCGATGCCCGGAAAGGCTTCAGAAACTAGTCTTGAAACGGGTCGGTCACAAGTATCGTGTCGTCCCGTTCCGGGCTGGTGGAGAGGAGTGCGACCGGCGCGCCGATCAACTCCTCGATATAACGGACATACTTGACCGCCTGGGCCGGCAGATCGTTCCAGCTGCGCGCGCCGGCGGTGGTGCCTTTCCACCCCTCCAGCGTCTCGTAGACCGGTTCGACGCGGGCCTGCGCGCCCTGGCTGGCCGGCAGATAATCGATCATCTCGCCGTCGAGCCGGTAGCCGGTGCAGACTTTGATCTCGTCCAGCCCGTCGAGCACGTCGAGCTTGGTCAGCGCGATGCCTTTGATGCCGTTGACGGCGACGGCCTGGCGCACCAGCACCGCGTCGAACCAGCCGCAGCGGCGCTTGCGCCCGGTGACGACGCCGAATTCGTGACCGCGCGTGCCGAGGAACTCGCCGATCTCGTTCTTCTGTTCGGTTGGGAACGGACCTTCGCCAACGCGCGTCGTGTAGGCCTTGGTGATGCCGAGCACATAGCCGATGGCGCTAGGCCCGACGCCGGAGCCGGCGGCCGCCTGCCCGGCCACGGTGTTGGACGAAGTGACGAAGGGATAGGTGCCGTGGTCGATATCGAGCAGCGTGCCTTGCGCACCCTCGAACAGGATGCGCTCGCCGGCGCGGCGCTTGTCGTCCAGCACTTTCCAGACACGGTCCATATAGGGCAGGATCTCGTCGGCGACCGACGTCAATTCACTCATGATCGCCTCATGCGTGACTTCGGCATGGCCAAGCCCGCGGCGCAGCGCATTGTGGTGCGTCAGCAACCTGTCGACCTTCAGGGGCAGTGTTTCCAAATCCGCCAGATCCATCACCCGAACCGCGCGCCGGCCCACCTTGTCCTCATAGGCGGGGCCAATACCGCGGCGGGTCGTGCCAATCTTCGTCCCGGAATTTGAGGCGGCGTCCTCGCGGAATCCATCCAGCTCCCGGTGCAGCGACAGGATAAGCGCTGTGTTTTCGGCTATTTTCAGGCGATCGGGCGTCACTTCGACGCCCTGTGCCTTGAGCTTGGCGACTTCCGCCACGAAAGCGTGCGGATCGAACACCACGCCATTGCCGATGATGGACAGCTTGCCCTGCCGCACGACACCGGACGGCAATAGCGACAGCTTGTAGACCTTGCCGTCGACGACCAGCGTGTGGCCGGCATTGTGGCCGCCCTGGAAACGCACCACGACGTCAGCACGCTCCGACAGCCAGTCGACGATCTTGCCCTTGCCTTCGTCGCCCCACTGCGAGCCGACGACCACCACATTGGCCATGTTTCTTTTCCCTTGAGACGCCGCCGAGCGGCTTGGATATGGTTCGAAACGACAGGCCTCTATAGCGTCAAGACCTCGCGAGCGCGACCTTTCTTTGCCGCCGAAAATGCCCTGAGGCACAACAATTTTCGGCTTTGACATCATTTACTTGGACCGACCGGGGCAATAGGCCGACAAACACCGCGGCGCATCCGCCGCGGCCGGAATGCCGCCATGCATCGAAGCGCCTACATATTCCTGCTGCTCACCACCTTGCTGTGGGGCGGCAATTCGGTGGCCGGCAAGCTGGCTGTCGATCATGTCTCGCCGATGACGCTGGTCTTCCTGCGTTGGGTGCTGGCGGTAGCGATCCTGCTGCCGATCGGCTGGCGGACAATCCGGGAGGACTGGCCGGTGGTGCGCCGGCACTGGCTCGTCCTGGCGGCGCTGGGCGCCAGCGGCTTCACTCTGTTCAACACCATCTTCTACACGGCGCTCAACTACACGACGGCGATCAACGTTTCGATCGAACAGGCGGCGATGCCGATCCTGATCATGACAGCCAATTTCATCTTCTTCCGCCTGCGCGTAAGCTGGGCGCAGATTGCTGGCGTCGTGCTGACCATCGCCGGCGTGATCCTGACCGCCTGCCATGGCGACCCGCGCCGGCTGCTGACGCTGGAGCTCAATTTCGGCGACGCCATCATGCTGGTCGCCGTCATCCTCT
The genomic region above belongs to Mesorhizobium sp. B4-1-4 and contains:
- a CDS encoding adenylosuccinate synthase; the protein is MANVVVVGSQWGDEGKGKIVDWLSERADVVVRFQGGHNAGHTLVVDGKVYKLSLLPSGVVRQGKLSIIGNGVVFDPHAFVAEVAKLKAQGVEVTPDRLKIAENTALILSLHRELDGFREDAASNSGTKIGTTRRGIGPAYEDKVGRRAVRVMDLADLETLPLKVDRLLTHHNALRRGLGHAEVTHEAIMSELTSVADEILPYMDRVWKVLDDKRRAGERILFEGAQGTLLDIDHGTYPFVTSSNTVAGQAAAGSGVGPSAIGYVLGITKAYTTRVGEGPFPTEQKNEIGEFLGTRGHEFGVVTGRKRRCGWFDAVLVRQAVAVNGIKGIALTKLDVLDGLDEIKVCTGYRLDGEMIDYLPASQGAQARVEPVYETLEGWKGTTAGARSWNDLPAQAVKYVRYIEELIGAPVALLSTSPERDDTILVTDPFQD
- a CDS encoding DMT family transporter, translating into MHRSAYIFLLLTTLLWGGNSVAGKLAVDHVSPMTLVFLRWVLAVAILLPIGWRTIREDWPVVRRHWLVLAALGASGFTLFNTIFYTALNYTTAINVSIEQAAMPILIMTANFIFFRLRVSWAQIAGVVLTIAGVILTACHGDPRRLLTLELNFGDAIMLVAVILYSGYSVGLRLKPVMRWQSLMLSLSVAALITSLPFVLWEIAAGKVIVPDARGWTVIVYTAIGASVISQILYIRGNELIGANRAGLFINLVPIFGTLLSVLIVGETFQLYQALALVLVLGGIALAEYSGRRMAVPARR